In the genome of Capricornis sumatraensis isolate serow.1 chromosome 4, serow.2, whole genome shotgun sequence, the window GCTGGGCTGGTAGGCGGTGCCCCCGCCCGGCCAGTCAGCTTCCAGTGGACCTTGGCTTTTGCCCAGGGAGCACGTGGTCCCGGTCTGCCCTGTGGCCTGGCTGGCAGCTGCAGGTGGGGCTGATCCTGCAGGGGCCGCTGGTGACACACAGCAGACCCTGCCCAATTGCCCTCCCACAAGACCCCTGGAAGCACCTGGGGGTTCCCTGCAGGGCCACCCTTGTTTGCACTCTGAAGTAGCCCACCCAACATGGTTTGAGGACCTTTTACAAGCAGGCTTTGGGATGAGAGAGATATCTGTCCAGACCTTTGTGGTGCTTAGACACATTGGGAGCCTCAGTCTCTCATCTGCAACATGGGGATAATCACATCTCCCTTCCCTCTTGCTTAGCTTCTGCCAGGATGAGATGAAATGCCTCTAGCCCTGCTCCCCTTTATCAGGCCTGGAGTGTGAGCGCAAGGCTGTATATGTTCATTTTACCTTCAAACAGCAGGTTGAGGTGAGAACTGGTGCCCTTTTACAGCTGACAGCAAGCGGTGGAGTAACTCCTCCAGGCAGGTGATCAAAAGTCCTGGTCTGCCCAGGCGCAAAGGCACTTTCAGTGGGAAAACCAGGAGTCCCCAGGCCACGCGCATCTCACAGGTGACAGTGTCTGAGTGCAAAATCTGGCAGTCCAGCTCTGGAGGCCGCATGCGACAGCACCAGACTGTCTTTCCCTCCATCCATATTTGCTGGATGAGTGAAAACATCTCTTCCCTGACCTGCCCCCAAACCTTGCTGAGCACCTTGGCTCACAGTCTAGTCTGCTCTCCGCCAAGAGAGTCCTAAGGGAAGCAGTTGTGGTCTCTGGGTTCTGCTGCTGAGTGTCTAGGACCCCCTTGCCCTCTCCCTCATTCTGCTCTGCAGAGGGAACCCCCAGGGTCCACCCGTCAGGCTCCTCCCTGTTGGGGGAAGCTGGGTTCCCTTGGTGGGGGGGGCCCACTGCTCTTTGATATCATCTGTGTCCCTTTGTTCTacatctcagtttccttacctgtaaaaggAAGGTGATAAAGCCTGCTTTCCTGGCACCCAGGAGGCCTTTAATATATTGATATAAATGTTGTTATAATGTGACTATAGCAAACTGTTCCATCAGTGGTTCCCTCTGTGATGGTGACTACCCTGAATGCTTTCCATCCgcgcctgcatgtgtgtgtgtgtgtgtgtgtgtgtgtgtgtgtgcgcgtgtgtgtgtgtgcgcactcgTGTACCcactcactcagctgtgtctgactcattgtgaccccattgaccatagcccatcagactcctctgtccatgggatttttcaagcaagaatactggagtgggttgccattccccacccctgccaggggatcttccccacccagggatcgaacccttgtctcctgcgttTCCAGCATTACCCAATTATAACAAACTATTCCATCAAGGGCTTCCTCTGTGAGGGTAAGTATCCTAAATGCTTTCAAGTACTAAAGCCCAAGGAAGGCGATGCCATTTTCCAAGTGGAGCTCTGTGTCTCAGGGAGGTTGTGAACTGcctcaggccacagcagtgagggACAGGACCTTGGTTTTCAGGGTTCTATATTCTTGGCGAACTTAGCTCCAGTGACAGCGGCTGGGGGTGACATGCAGCCACTAAGGCCCAGTGTAGGGAGGGATTGCTGAGGTCCCCACAGGGCGCCAggccccctgcctgcctcccggATAAGCTGGTCCGCTCCTTGCCCAAGGTGGCAGGACAGGTTGTAAGAACCAGCCTTTGCTCGGGCCAGGCTGCTCCCCCACACTGGGCTGGCTGCCAGAAGCCTCTGCCAGCCACTGTTCCCTGTCTGCCAGCCAAGCTGTGGAGTAGTCCAGGACATTGTGTCCAGAGAGAGGGCCAAGTGGGCCCCTCGCCCCTGGCCAATGACCTCCTGCTCCacccctctgggcctcaggccagccttccctgtccccgGGCCTGGCACGCCTTggcccctcctgcctctctgtgAGCCCTGCTGAGGAGGGGTGCCCGCTGCTCCACACCATGCCCTCTCCCCAGCAGATGACCCCAGTCCAGAGAGACAGGCTCCCTGGTGTGCCTTTTCCACGAGGCCAGCTGGGTTCCTGAGAAGCATGTTTCCCTGCCCCTGGCAGTTTTGCTCTGCCTGTCCCTGTCCCCAAATCCAGCCAGGCCCAGGTGAGAGGCCCCCTTGGGCACAGAACCAAGACGGGAGAGGCCACGGCCTTGTCTCCCCGCCCCTCGCGGCCCAGGGCTAAGAAAGCTGAGCTGCAGAGACAGGCAGGGGTTTGGGCAAAGCCCCACAGTGGCTGAGAGCTGAGTTCACGGAGagtggggcaggcagggggctGCCTTGAGGAGTGGGGGCACAGAGAGGGGAGGAGCACCGAGGCTCCGTCCCCCACGGCTCCCTGCTGCCCCCTCTGCCAAGTTCTCGCCATGTGGTTTTGATACTCTGAgggtattttctcatttgtttatcaGGATTACTATCTATCTTGCCCACTGGAACATGAGCCCAGTGCGGGCAGGGACTATGACTTGTCTCACAGCTTTATCGAGGAATAATTGATAAACAGTGATGATGGTTTCATAGTATATAATATGTCAAAACATGAAATTTTCAGTCATCCCCCCAAAATTTCTATGTTCCCCTCTTTAATCCCCCCttctgccccttcccctcctcctcctgtccccaagcAACCACTTATCTGCTTTCTTTTGCAACCTGATTAGtttacattttctagaattttccataAGCAGAtccaaacagtattttttttttttttgctctttcacTCAGGATTAATATTTTGAGCTTCATTCATGcatcagtactttttttttttttaattgctgagtagttTTCCATAGTGTGGATTACTAGGGTTTGTTCAGCCATTCACCTCctgaaggacatttgggttgcttacAGTTTAGGGCTAACacataaagctgctatgaacatttgtatacaagtctttgtatggacatttatttccttttcttcttggtgaaTAGAATGGAATGGGGGGGATCATGTTGTAGATAAATGCTTAACTTTTAAAGAATcttctaaattattttccaaagtggctgtgccattttcCATTTCCACGAGCAGTGTATAATAGTTACTAATTCctggaacctatgtctcctggcattggcaggcggattcttaaccactggaccaccagggcagtcggAAACTGCCCTGATAACTGACTtgtaacattgtattagtttcaggtgtgcaacataatgatttgatacttGTATATACTGTGACATAGTATAGTTGAGTCTTGAAAGTTCCTCATGGATTCTCTAGGAAAACTCTTACAAAGACTTTGTTTCGCAAATGTCTTCTTCCAGTCTGTAGcttatctttttattctcttaatagTATCTAagggaagtttttaattttgatcaaGTCCAACTTATCAGTCTTTTATGGATCATTCTTCTGGAGTCCTAAGAAATCTCTGTATAACTTaagatcacaaagattttctcttctctttccttaaaatttttattgcgcGGGGTCTTCGTTTTGGTGCTGCGGGCCGTAGGCTTTAGGGCcagtgggctcagtacttgtggtgcatgggcttagctgtcctgCAGCAGatggatcttagttctccgaccagggatggaacctgagtctcctgcaggaatgcggattctcaaccactggacagccaagaaagtttctcttctgttttcgTTTAGACGTCTTataattttagttttgcttttccaCCATCTGGATATCTCTGTCGCTTCGTGAAGGAGGTCATCTGCACTTACTGTGCCCACAGCTGTACTCCCtcgtgtctctgcttttgaatcttgTTCCTTTTCCTGCCTCTCTACCCACTGCAGGGAGCCCCTCAGTGCTGAGTCTAGGTGCCATTGTACTTGCCTTGTGTGCTGGGCTGTGGCTACTCCCCCATGACCCTCTATCAACCCTCTGAAGAGCCTTTAGGCTGGATAGGAGGCTCCTCTGGGgcacttaggcttccctggtggctcagatggtaaagtgtctgcttgtagtgtgggagacctgggtttgatccctgggttgggaagttcccttggagaaggaaatggcaacccactctagtactcttacctggaaaattccatggatggaggagtctggtgggctacagtccgtgggatcgcaaagagtcggacactttcaCCTTCATTGGGGCATGTATGGCTCCCTGAGCATCCTTCTGCCCTGGAGCTGAGCCTGCAATGGAAGCgcggagtcttaatcactggaccaccggggaagtgcCTTCATTCCCCCAGTAGTTCCCCTGTCCTCCAGCAGGCCCATGACCAGAGCCCAGGCCAGGACCTGCCACCGAGAAGGGGCTCTGGGAAGGTTTGTTGATTGAAGGTGTGAGAGAACTCTTTCTCTCTGCTCCCAGCCTGAGCAGATGGGGAAACCTGGGGATGAGTGACAGCACTCACACTGGAGATTAGACCCCAGCTCGCCATCTGGGCTGGGGGCCCATGATGTTGCCCTGAGAACTTCCTCAACCTCATCTCGTGCTGCTTGCCTGTctcttgttcttgtttagtcactaagtcgtgtctgactctttgcaaccccatggactgtagcccaccaggctcctctgtccatgggattttccaggcgagaataccagagtgggttgccattgccttctccagtccctTGTTTATGGCTGGTCTTTCCATTCCCTGGGCACACCGTGCTTGGTCCTGCCTCACCCGTGGATGTGGCTGACTCTTCTGTTCTCTCTGCTAGCACTCTTGTAATTCAGGCCGCAGGTTGAAAGCTCCCTCTTTGGGATGGTTTGCCTTTCCCCGACCAGCCAATCTCAAGGGATTACTTGGTCACTGGCTGCCGTCCCCAGTTTTGATTGTCTTAGTGGAGCATCCTCACCATCTGATATAGCCatcactttttgtgtgtgtgtggttcatAGAAAATAGCTTCATGAAGACACCTGGGggccttccccggtggtccagaggttacaactccatgttcccaatgcagaaagtacgagttccatccctggttgggaaactaccCGGATGCTGCATGCCTGGAACCGTGTCCAGGACTAATGGGGGCTCCGTATAGTATAGAATGGTAAACCTTGAATGTTGGGTGATTTCCTACTGCAGGTGAGGGCAGAGCCGGCCTCAGGAGCCAGATGTCCAGGTGGCTGGGCCAGGCATCTTCTCCTCCCTGGACTCACCCAGCCCTGCCACAGCCCAGCAGGATTCTGTGCGAGTCCTCATGCCTGCGGGGCTCTCAGCCCATCGCTTTTTGCTCCCCTCTCTGGGGAAGGAGCCACAGCCCATGGTCCAGGGCCCTTACCAGGGCTTGGGACCCAGTGGGGCAGGAAGAGGTGCTGGCcaagggtccagccccagtggcctAGCTGGACAGGGGCCGAGactcactgcctcttgtacaaatGGGACAGAAGTCAAGGGGAGAGACAGATATTTGAGGTTACACAGAGTCGGCAGCTATGAGGACCCATTTCTTTCGCTGGCAGTTGAAATTCCCCAAATTAAAACCGAGCAAATCAGCAGGTTCCTGTTGCCCGGGCGGGTCCCAGCCTGCCCTTAGGCCCTGCCCACTCAGAACTTGGCCAGAGTGGCCAGATCCAGGGAAGGGAGGATGGAGCACAGGCATGTGGCCCTCCACCCCATGACTCACTGGGGGGCGGTGGCAGTGAGGGGCCCAGACAGCGGCATCCCCTTGGCCTCGGGACTGGCACTGATTCAGGCAGGCGGTGGCGAATGGAGCCGGGTTCTCCCGCCACCATGACTCACCCCTCCCCGCCCACCTGCTCTCCAGGGAGAAACTCCCAGGCGGTTTCGGGGCTCACATCCGGAGTGACCGGCATCCTTCCCAGGACACTGCCTTGCTGGgcgacagcagcttcccaccccTGCGGAGGGCAGGCTGGGGGCCAGCCTAGCATCTGCCCTGAGAATGGAGTCTCTTTTTTCCACCCCAGCAGCCTAGTCTTGCTGTTGGCAGGGTTGGGTTTCTGCTTGTGTGCTGAATCAAGGAAGCCTCCTGGACTTGTTGGCTGGTGGTGTTTGAGGATGGATGATTATGGCCTTGATGATGAAATGATACTTGTCATTCATTTACTCTGGGCCAGCAACCGTGCTCAGCATTTCCCACTCACTATTGTAGTTAATTTTCACAAGTAGGTgtaattattatccccattttagaggtgagggaactgaggcccCTGAGTAGGTGGAATGGTTGCTTGAGGTCACCCAGCTTGGGAGTGGCAGGGTTGGGACTGGAAACCTCATTTTTCTCAGGGAGCAGAGTCCAGACGCCTCCCTGCTGGGTGCCCTCTTGACACATTCCCTGGGGAGGGGCCATGGCCTTGCTCTGCCCCTTCCTGGCTCTTCTTCGCCTCCCGATTCCTGGGCTCCCAGGCCCCCTGTACACACCTATCCTGTCACTGCTGTCCCCCTGCGCCCAGGGCAGTGGGTGCTCACGGAGCGTTTGTGAATAAATGAGCCTTTTCCCCAAGGAATTCTGGGTCTACCCGAACATTCTTTCTCCCCTGACGCCCAGgtctccccctgccccacttcAGAGCCAGCCGTTGAAGATTAAATGGACGCATGGACCCGTGAACCAGTTGCGTCTGTGCCTGAGCTGCGGAGAATTTGGAGGTGTGCTCACATCTGGAGTCCCTGGTCAGCTCTCTCGTTGCAGCGCGTgagcttctctttgcagtggcttctcgtgtGAAGCATGCGCTCTAGGCTCCTGAGCTATAGCAGTTGCAGcccacgggctcagcagttgcagctcccggctctcaagcacaggctcagtagttgtggcacatgggcttagttgctccgtggcgtgtgggatcttcccggatcaggggccaaactggtgtctcctgcactggcaagtggatcctttgccactgagccaccagaagcccTGGCGTTTGTTCTTGCAGCTGGAGGGCTGGCTGGGGAGGCGATCTTGGCACCTGAACTGGGCCTCCAGGTGCCTCCCCCAGGCCTGTCAGCTCCCTGGCACATGCCCAGGAAGTGGGACTGAATAGCTGGGGGCCCCAGCTCTAGCAGGGTCTGTGCTAggtgttttatttatattaacataaATAGGGGTGAACATGTGAGGGGCCCTGGGGCCCACAGGCAATGGGCTGCCTGAGCCCAGGGACACGGAGACAGGCTGGGCTTCTCCCTGCCAGGGctggggaaaaggagacctcTGCCAGGCCTGGCACCCTGGACTGGGGCCTCACTCTTCAACAGGCTCTGTTGGGGGAAGTGGCCCATGGAGGGGCTGGACATCAAGGGCTCCTGGGACCTTGTGCAGATGTGGTGCCTGGCTTGAGAGCTTCTAGGTCCAGTCCACACACTTGGGTGGGCAGGGATTGGTGGTGTCCTGTTTGTGGGGAGCGGTTAGGGGCCTGAGGAAACCCCCATCCTGCTGATGCCCCAGAAGAGCGGCTTgtcccctgccccagcctggaTGGAGGGGGCAAGATCAGACCTCCCATGCCCACCCCGTGTCACTCTTCCATGACAGTTACCATAGTTTTATAAAAAGGCCACACATGGGTCAAAAAATCGACTTCCCCATTTATCAGTTTTATGAATTAGCAGATAGTCTAACATGGAGGCCATTTCTCAGTTGTACTGTGGAGATCATACCTGTTATCATCAGGTTGTTGTGAGggtaaaacaaaattcaacaaacaCAGCCGCCCTCTTCATCCCATGGGCCTTGCGGGGCTGGTGTACATCCCCGCTGGGGAGGAGGTGCCAGGTCCCACGGTAGAGATGGTGGAGGGTAGAGGAGATGGCTGAGTTCCTAACAAAATCAGCAGATGGCAAGGCAGGGGGCCGGCTCCTCCCCAGGCCCAAGCTCAGGTAGGCCGCTTCACCCCTGAAGCATCTCGGGAATCGTCCGGCCAAGAAGCACCAGGTTTTTGGACGGAACCTGACCTAGGTAGGCGCTTCTCCTCCTCACCCACTCCTAAGGGTCTAGCAGCCTGAGCTGGAGAGCAGGCTGGAGGCTGAGCCCTCCCTGGGCTGCTGTTCCACAAGCAGGTGTGTCCTGTTCTCACCACTATAGGCAGAGGAAGCGGGGCAGTTCCCCACCTCATGGAACCGGTTTCCAGCGTGGGAGTGGGCACCCCAAAGTGTCCTGTGCTGATGGGCTAGGTGATAAAAAGAGGCCCGCAACACCGTGACCCTCCAGGGACTCACGTGAGGATGTCCAATCATTTCTCAAAGCTGACAGTCGTCACTTCCAACTCTCCCTCTCCCTAAAGGGGCCCCAGAAACAAAACAAGCAGGGAGCCAGCAGGTTATTATATATCATGCTTTTaatacaaacttaaaaaaatctgGAACAATATAAACTGTACAGATTTGAtcaatcttgttttgtttttaaactaaatCTCTAAACACACCAATGTTCCATTCCAAAATATTGCACAACATTCTGAATACAAAATGCTTGATTGTATTCCTCCTTCACTAAAGAAAACAAGTTCATTACCCTgctcccccaagctcctctgcGTGTTGCCTCAATGCCCCCCTTCCCATCCCTAGGGTCACACTAGAGAATCTACAGCTCACTGCATTGAGAAAAAGACATCATTCTGGACTAAAAATTTTACATTCTTTACAAGACAATCCACCTTTTGATTTGTTCCTGGGAAAGAGGGGTAGACAGAGAGAGGATGGGGAAAGGGGAGAAATAggttttattctcctctttttttattttaaagtttgtttttcctgaaaaaatatctttctctcctctttttaagaaaaaatcttgaaaagaaaaaaattacgtTTTTTACgttagaaatatacatatattatatatacctcTTACATTTTACAAATGTAGCAAATTATTCAATACAAACGGAcaccaaaaaatgtaaaaaataaaaaaaaaagtcttcctacGAAACCAGGTAAATTAGTGCAGATTTcggttttgttttcttaagaaaaataaaattgaagcaAAAATGCCTAGATTTGAGACAGACACACTGAAGTGGGCCCAAGAGCCCAGCCCAGGAGTCATGCCCCTGAACAcacattttttcttcttatttcaaaAGACACTAAGGGGTTGGTCTCCCCCTCCCTGTATGTGGTGAGAAACGAGCCGACCGGGTGTGGCGGGTGCCTGTGTGCGTGAGTGTGGGGGGAAGGGCTGGGAGGGGGATAAGGCAGCATCCAACCTTTCCCAGAGAACAGCCTGGGCCTGTCACCTGTGCAGGAGCTGAGGGCTAGGGAGAGGGTGGCCCAGATTGGACTGGCCCCTGAGAAGTCTAGGGGGACAGATGGTGCTGGGCTGAGGAGCCAGGGCATTGCCCTGCTCAGGGAGGTAGAGCTGGTGCCCACTGCagggagaggaggctggcagtGTCTGTCTGGGTGGGACCCACTGCTGCAGCAGTTGCCCACTTGGGGTCACTGGGGTGTGCCAAGGGCTTTGGGACTTTCTGGGGATGGGGCCCCTGGTGCCCACACCCACTTGCCAAAGTGTCATGGTGTGGAAGGCTAGCCCGTTGGGGTCGGGTCGAAAAAAACAACTTCTCTCCAGCAGAggtgggggttgggtgggggcCACGCGCCTGTCCAGCCCATCACGTCCTCAGAGCATCAGGGCCCAGGGGGACTGGGTTGGGCAgtgaggggagggcaggaggtTCCCCAGCAGGCAGAGGAAGAAATGTACTAAAACAACAGCAGCCCAAAGATCAGTCTCAATTCAAGGCTTAGGACTGCCCACCGCAGGTGCTGACCCCAAACTCCCATCCCCTCCACCCCAGGTCCTCAGGGGAACAGTTCCTACCCTGGGCTGAGGTCACACAATAGGAAGGTCCGAGTCCAGGGACTTCTCCTCTTAGGTATCAGAGACTGGATGTCTCCTTAGCCCCTCACTGctaaccttttttttctttttttttggtcaaaaacAATCAAAAGTGCAGATCCCTCCGCAGCTGGGAAACCAGTGGTTTCTGCACTGCTTTGCCCTGGGGGTGTCAGGCTCAGCCAGACTCACCTTCCACGTGAACCACGGAAGGACCAACAGCACCCCCTCAGCCCTTTCCCCAACCTCACACATAAATAAGCACTTGCTGCAACCCAGAGTCACACCTAGAGACCAAGTTTCACATGGCTTGGAATCCCATACAACAGGACAGCAAACCACGCACGCATACCACCGACACtcaccccacctccctgcccaccagCCCAGGAAAGAGGGGGCTGTAGGAGAGGCCGCCTGTGCCAATGGCTGGGGCTCCAGGGCCTCGGTGACTGTCTGGGCCAGGTGGGAATGGTGGCGTGGGGCCACAGGGCAGAGATGAAAGGGACACCAGACAGACTGCTAACCTCCCTGGAGTCACAGACATCAGCTCAAGGGGGGAGGGTGTCAGGCGGCCAGCTGGCAGCTCCCTAAGGCCCAGGCCGGAgagggggcaggggctggagtCAGACCTATTTGGGTGGTAGGGCCCGAGAAGGCCTGATGAGGTTGGATGGCTTTGAGTCAGAGGACAGCTGGGTGATGGAGGCAGTGACACGGGGCAGTCTCTCCCTGTTCTGAGGAGGGCTGGGCCCCAGCTGCAGTTCTTCCTTCCCTGTGAGCTTGGACAAACCAGCTTTAAACCAGGCgagtgaaggagggagggagggagggagcagggagcagcAATTCACATCTGGACCATTCTTAGCACAGGAAGCCACTAATTAAAGATGTTATATAGAAAACtacatgtaaaaaagaaaaaaaaaaaaaaagaaatataaaacccaAACCAACCAAATAAATCAAGAGGCAGGCAGGAAAACAGCAGGGGGGGCCGAGTTAAACCCAATTCGCTGCTTCGGAAGCCCCCTCCCACTCCATGCCTGGGCTGGATCTTGTTTCTAGAAGTTAGAGTGAGAAGACTGGAAATCTTGTGTTATCttgcttttcctctccttttttggcctttcctttcctttctctttcctgtggTCTTGGGTGCTCCTGGCCCCGTGGGCAGGTAGGTGGTCAGTTGGCCAGCACGACGGGCTGGAATGGCTGGCTGGGATACTGCATGGTGTTCAGGTTGTAGCTGAGGCCTTCCACGAAGGGTGTCTTCTCCAGAAAGAGGCTGTTGGCACCACCACCAAACACCTGGGCCACGTCGAAGCTGCTGCTGTTGCAGGTGCCAGCGCCGCTGCCCCCAAAGGAGGCTGGGGAGCCGCTGCCTGGGCCATCGGCCCCGTCAAAGAAGAGGCTGGGCGAGCCACCGCCGTTGTACACGAACTCCTTGGCATTGGGTGAGAGCTGGGactgaggggctgggttggcggtGATGAAGTTCAGTGAATGCAGGGACAGAGAGAGGCTCTTCTGCTTCAGCAGGTTGTTGGTGGGAGAGCGGGCCAGGCGAGGCTGCTGCTGTGGGGGCTGCGGGCCGCCTGCACCCCCGctggccaccccacccccacctgtggCCCCACCCCCCTTCTTCATCTTGGTGGAACCAAACTTGGTGGCTGCAAAGGAGGCGGTGGTAAAAGTGATGGGCTGGGCCGAGCGGGGGATGAAGGTCGGGCTGGGTGACTGGCCAAAGGACGGGGATGGGGAGTTGGACAGGGAGCTGTCCTGGCTGCCGATGGGCACGAAGACCTGGGCGTCGGGGTTGAAGCTGCTCTTGATCTCCTTGTCCAGCTCGGGGGCAACACAGCCCTCGCTGTCATCCacgtacagcactttcacagccccCTTCTCACCAATCTGGTAGGACACCTCAAAAGGGTCAATCCAGACGCTCAGCTCCTCGGGCACATTGGCCCGCACGTCCTCCACCGCCAGGCCACTCCGCTTGGCAGCCAGCTCCACCACGGGGTCCACTATCTCCCCGATGTGGACACAGCGGAAGCCAGAGCCCTTCAGCGGCTTGTCGGGGTACCAGTGGccttcatatttctttttcaagaGTCGCTCGAGCTCCTCGCCAAACAGGTCTGCCCGGCGCCGGGGCAGCTTGTTGTACAGGTAGGAGATGATGAAATTCAGGGCTACTTTGATCTCCAGCTGCATGGTCCTCTCCTAGGCAGAGAATCAGCGCAGGTGTGTGCACAAGTCGAGGCGAGAGGTAGGAAACGTACGGTGAGCAGCCCTGGGTTCCAGACAACtctgagaaatgaaaaagaaa includes:
- the TOB2 gene encoding protein Tob2, producing MQLEIKVALNFIISYLYNKLPRRRADLFGEELERLLKKKYEGHWYPDKPLKGSGFRCVHIGEIVDPVVELAAKRSGLAVEDVRANVPEELSVWIDPFEVSYQIGEKGAVKVLYVDDSEGCVAPELDKEIKSSFNPDAQVFVPIGSQDSSLSNSPSPSFGQSPSPTFIPRSAQPITFTTASFAATKFGSTKMKKGGGATGGGGVASGGAGGPQPPQQQPRLARSPTNNLLKQKSLSLSLHSLNFITANPAPQSQLSPNAKEFVYNGGGSPSLFFDGADGPGSGSPASFGGSGAGTCNSSSFDVAQVFGGGANSLFLEKTPFVEGLSYNLNTMQYPSQPFQPVVLAN